The DNA region TTTTCTTATCTTTTGTTTCATTGAACATCGTATGCCATTTATTCTTCTCATGAATCGTCACCTCTTTTGATTCTGTTGTTGGGGTGCAAGAGCTAAGTAAAAATCTAACCTCTGTGTTTGAACATTTGAAACCCTTATTGGGGTTTTATCACTTTCGCAAGAGCGACCCCTTGGTTTGTTCGGTTGGGGTTTTTCTGTTGCGTGATTTTCCTGATGATGTGACTGAATGTGTATTCTAGGATTTCATTGTAATTCATAGGATAGCATTGATTATTCAATCTGCTTGGAATTCTATATGTGAGTAGATTACTGTTAGTCTTGAGTGATTGCTTGGTTTTCTCCCTCATAATATAccactgatttttttttatttattccaaTTTGTCCCTTTTTGCAGATTATGCTAAGTCCCAAATAATGTCTTCCAGGAGTGCCTCACTAGTTACAATTAATTCTCTTTTGAGGCAGTTCTCAAAATGTGAGATTGCGGATTCTGTCAAAGGCCTTAACACATTTTGCACTGCTTCTGCTCAAAGGTGTGATTTTCACTATTCTGGTGGGGATCAACAAAATAGTGCTGGGTCTCATCACCAAAGTGCAGGTCAGTCTTATAGGAATAGTCATGCTTACCAAAATGTAGCTCAAAGTAATTTGGCTGCGCATAATGGAAGTGTCAATGGGTACTACGGTCAAAGCAACGCGAAAGTGCCACAGGATGTTGGGGTAGTGGATAATTCTAGGGGATTTGGGATGCATCCAAATGCTTTTGTCGAGAAACATAATGATACACGAGAACCTGGGCAAAGGGTGCAACATCCCAATGCATTTAGTTCACCTAGGCCTTTAGAGTACCAGGGAAATATTCAAGGGGACCTCACTCAGAACACGAGTCCTTCGTGGCAATCACGGAAGCACTCGGGTTATGGACAATTTCAGCAGAGTCTAATAGATGGTCGGTATCCTCCAAACTTGGATGGTGTGCAGAGATCAATTGCTGGCTCTCATCTATCAAGTAATGCAAAGCCTGATGGCGAATCAGTTGAGGCATCTACTGATAATCCATATAGAGGTACACTTGAGGAGCTAGATGGTTTCTGCATGGAGGGAAAACTGAAGGAAGCAGTTGAAGTTTTGGAATTGTTGGTTAAGCTTCAAATTCATGTGGATTTGCCTCGATATTTGCGATTGATGCATCAGTGTGCAGAAGCTAAATCTCTTGAAGAGGCAAGGACTGTACACAGTCATGCTTTGTCACATCTGTCACCTCTAGAAGTTAGCACCTACAATAAAATACTGGAAATGTATTTTAAATGCGGTTCTGTAGATGACGCAATCAAGGTGTTCGATAATATGCCAGAGCGCAATTTGACTACTTGGGATACTATGATAACGCAACTTGCTAAGAATGGGTTTGCAGAAGACTCAATTGATCTATTCACTCAATTTAAAAAATTGGGACAACCTGATGGTCAGATGTTCATTGCGGTTTTTGCTGTATGCAGTATGCTGGGAGATCTTGATGAGGGAATGCTGCACTTTGAATCCATGAGCAAGGATTATGGAATTGTACCATCTATGGCTCATTTTGTCAGTGTAGTAGACATGATTGGTAGTATTGGGCATCTTGATGAAGCCTTTGAATTCATTGAAAAGATGCCAATTGAACCAAGTGTTGATGTATGGAAGACTTTGATGAATT from Lotus japonicus ecotype B-129 chromosome 2, LjGifu_v1.2 includes:
- the LOC130741399 gene encoding pentatricopeptide repeat-containing protein At4g32450, mitochondrial-like codes for the protein MSSRSASLVTINSLLRQFSKCEIADSVKGLNTFCTASAQRCDFHYSGGDQQNSAGSHHQSAGQSYRNSHAYQNVAQSNLAAHNGSVNGYYGQSNAKVPQDVGVVDNSRGFGMHPNAFVEKHNDTREPGQRVQHPNAFSSPRPLEYQGNIQGDLTQNTSPSWQSRKHSGYGQFQQSLIDGRYPPNLDGVQRSIAGSHLSSNAKPDGESVEASTDNPYRGTLEELDGFCMEGKLKEAVEVLELLVKLQIHVDLPRYLRLMHQCAEAKSLEEARTVHSHALSHLSPLEVSTYNKILEMYFKCGSVDDAIKVFDNMPERNLTTWDTMITQLAKNGFAEDSIDLFTQFKKLGQPDGQMFIAVFAVCSMLGDLDEGMLHFESMSKDYGIVPSMAHFVSVVDMIGSIGHLDEAFEFIEKMPIEPSVDVWKTLMNFCRVHGNTELGDRCAELVEQLDPTLLNEESKVGLLPVEPSDSIKEREKKLASKNLLEVRSRVHEYRAGDTSHPENDKIYALLRGLRTQMKEAGYIPEVKFVLHDIDQESKEDALLAHSERLAVAYGLISSSARSPIRVIKNLRVCGDCHTALKIISKIVGREFIIRDAKRFHHFKDGLCSCRDYW